The genome window cgtggtgggcaaggcccaggcgcacggtcccggggctccctctcgccccagccccccgtacacataaggggaacacgagggtactcacaggtggacgcctccccggcctctgatgatgcaggcgagcggctctgtggggtgcctcgggggtcccgggtcctgggaaggctggcagcaggctcctggctctcagagccctcttgctcctcctcggtgtccaggagcggtccctctgccccggggtcaatcacgtcccggggggcagggacggcatgagcccccaggaggcggtccagggcatggaagtgggggcaggcctccgggtcagcccctggcaggcaggcccgggagtaggactgccgcaagtctttaatcttgcagcgcacctgctcccggctgcgctggtggcccctggcggccaggctggcagccatgcgtccatagacggccgcattccggtggctagtgcggagatcgtggacattggaggcttccccccaaacctcgatgaggtccacgatctccgcacttgaccaggcgggcgcccgccttttgcgcccccgggcaggctcctgggagccgccaggctggtcgtggggagcagtggagggctgggagccctcggatggctggctcattgtgtggcaggtgcaggctgtgcaggcacgggtgcttgcagccttgcaactggcacaaagtgagtagccagcccgtggccctttaagggctccggggccgggaggggggcaatagagtttccctggtgttggccagagtggccaccagggaaacctgggaagccttagcctcccactagttcgaactaaagggctacacagcccttagttcgaactagctagttcgaactaggcgttagtcctcgtaaaatgaggtttacctagttcgaactaagcgctccgttagttcgaattaagttcgaactaacggagcgctagtgtagcgcataggaaagttagttcgaactaacgtccgttagttcgaactaactttctagtgtagacataccctcagtcctttattctcaagctgaggtgtctgctgagaaaagccgctctctgtctcccttgtctgctggggaggggggtgctagctttgcgtctccctggtctgctggggggaagcagctagtgcggggttgcctcacctcgtttgtaagtagggatccgatgtatgtcggatccatgtaacccgaaGACTGCCTGTAGTGATTAAACTCCAGTCATTTATTATAGATATACTGTACTCTTGCTTTCTGGCCTGTCACATACTGCAGGCCAGTAGGCAGGATCACTGCACGAAGGAGAGATCTACCTTGTAGAAATGTGTCTTCAGCTGATTCCAGATTCAAAACTCATCtctgtaaatatttttttctctcttggtTTTTCATCTCATTTCCTGAATCAGTactccccaccttccctctccctcttgcTAGCCTGTGCCCAGTACTCCCGGGCTGTGTGACAAAAGAAAGCTATTGAATTGAAATGTAATAAAAGCCTCCTACATGCTTTGGGACTGCATAGGAGAGGGAGAATTATAAAAACAAACTTTACTGCTCTGGAATATGAGTGGGATAATGGGATCTTCTGTTTTGTGAATTTGAATTTTCAATAAAATAACCTAACATGAAAGAAGGATGCAAAGATTTTATTTATTGCGGTGTCTAAGGACTCCAGCACCTTAGTTATGTTCTGCCTTACTCTGCATCATCTCAAGAAAGGACATATGCCAACAGAGACCTCACACCTTAGAATTAAGGTGAGGTTGCACATTTTTCGTTCGTTTATCCAAGATCACCATTTATCCCTCTTCTAGACCCACCATACCCTTGCAATTCTATCTCTATCCATCTGTCCTGCCCTAAAGCTCTTtcaacagaaaataaaacaggAAGTAAGATGGTGAATGGTATTAAGAAAAGCAATACTGGATAATAGTGATCCCATTAGATAAATAGAAAGTATGTGTTTGCCCTTGATTATTGTGCCCATTTCTGGTCAccctatctgaaaaaaaaatagcaaaagtAGAAAAGATTCAAAGCTGGACCATGCAAATGGAAGAGGAATGGAAAGCATCCCATACAAAGAGAGGCTGAAAAGATTAGGATAATGTAGTATAGAAAGGTGATGGCACAACAGaagggaaaacaaaaaaaaattattgtttagtTGGGGATATATGGGAACTCTTATTTGATCCTTTTCAAGCAAGAAATAGGGGCAGCTAAGGAAATTAAGAGGCTACAAATGTAAGACCGATGAAAGGACCTACTTTTTACACTGCACATGactgacctgtggaactcattgccacaatgCAACACTGAGTCCAAGAGCTTAGTAGCATTAAAACAAAAAGTAGACACATGActtaggccaggtccacactactggagaaagttgacttaagatacacaactccagctatgagaatagtgtagctggagtcaatatacTTTATGTCAACATTTTCCAGAGTCCCCACAGTggtaggtcaatgggagaaactcttccattaaCATCCCTTACTCCACGTGACCCTGTGGAGTACTGGGGTTGACAGGGGCACTATCAGTGGTTGATTTAACAGGTTCTTAtttgacctgctaaattgaaccctggaataTCAATCGCTGGAGTGTTGTTCTTTGACTAAGTATAGGCAAGCCCTAATGAGAATATAGTAGAGACaagatggatgaggtaatatcttttagtggGCCAACTTCAGTGGGTGAGAGAGACAGGCTTTTGAACGGAGACagtgctcttcttcaggtcttctTCAACACCGCATGCAGTAATGAGGACATGCACAATTACATCAGCAAGGTTAAACATTTATCAGGGAGGACACAAGCCCTTAAGCTTTAGAACATAAAATACCCACTTTTGTGCATGGACTTAGGAAGAAAGCCTTCCTCCAAAGGCATGTTATTGTGTAATTGTCTATTATGCAGATTTTACGCCTTCTTCTGAGGCATCTGGTCATTGTCAGAGAAAGGACATTGGATTAGGTGGCCTTTGGTTTGGCCTGGCAATTTCTCTCTTCTTAATGTTTTCTGTCTTGAGCTAaaagtctctctctgtctcctgcCTGGCCATACAGCAGCAAATCCCTGAGGCCTGCCTCTCCCCTAAGTCCCAATGTTGAGGATTCACACCATCTGCTGAGCTCCCGACacctagcccctcccccttcacagGGCAACCACATCAGTTCTGTTGCTGGAGGAGCTTCTGCACCTGCAGAGGAAGGTGTCTGTGTTTGGCCAGGATGAATACATCGCTGATTAAGAAGTGTCAGAAAACATTTTGGTGAATGGCTGCAGGCTTTTATAGACTTAATGAAACTTGAGCAAAATGAGGCTACTGCTGCTCTTAACCTCACCCCTGCCAATACTGGATCAATATGGATGTTTCAAGAGAAATCCTCAAATCTGGGCTTTGTGTGTCATGAAACCCTTGTGATGACTCAGGTGCAGGGGTGGAGTGGCACCGATATTTGTAACAGAATGCTGCTGAGATTACATTGTGCCACCTCCTGTAAATCTTTGCTGTGAATGAATGCTGTAAGATTATCACCTCTTTAGAAATTGCAGGCATTGTCCCTCAAGTCATATTTCTGATGAGCTATAGAGCCCCGGGGCTCAATTTGCCTGCTGATGTAACCCAGACTACAATCCCTGGGGAGCAGAAAGGCTGCAGAGAGTGGCTGTGCAATGGTGTGAGACATCTGCTCCTCTGGAGGCTTAGAGGCTGGCAGTACAGCCCCTAATTGACTGATGCTGGCCAGGAAATGCATAGATCCAAGTCTGCTGAGCCCCAACCTAAATGTAAAGTTCTCTTCCTGGTGGTAAGCCTGGGAAAGGTGGCAGTAGGGCTGTGAAgcactaatcgactagttgactatcgacatgctagttgactagtcgcttcccccgcccccttgctgcctctatcagaaagaggcagtgagggggaggggggaagaagaggagaggaggagcCTGGAGccctaggatcagctggggactccttcactgaccctgggctccatgcggtgctgccactttgaaatgccctgGGGAGCAAGTTCCCAGAtcacactaagctaggaggagaagtaggtatgttggagggtagggatacagtccagagtgacttggacaaattggaggactgggctaaaagaaatctgatgaggttcaacaaggacaaatgcagggtcctgcacttgggacagaagaatgcCAAACATTGCTACAGGATGGGGACTaactggctaaacagcagtttggcagaaaatgaAGTAGAGATTGCAATGGTTGAGAAGCTGGGTCTGAGTCAACaaggtggccttgtagccaagaaggctaatatattaggctgtgtctacactggcacccttttccgtaaaagggatgctaatgagaccagtcggaattgcaaatgctgcgggggatttaaatatcccccgtggcatttgcatgaacatggctgctgcttttttccggctcggggttttgccggagaaaagcaccagtctagatgggatcttgcgggatctttcaagtaggaataagggatcttccggaaaaggctttattttcctcaagatcccgtctagactggtgcttttctccggcaaaaccccgagccagaaaaaagcggcagccatgttcatgcaaatgccacgggggatatttaaatcccctgcggcatttgcaattccgactggtctcattagcgtcccttttccggaaaggggtgccagtgtagacacagccttagggtacattaggaggagcattgccagcaaatctagggaagtgattattcccctttattcagcacgagtgaggccacatctggaatattgcatccaattctgggccccccattagaGAAAGGAtggggatgcattggagaaagtccagtagagggcacccaaaatggttagggggctggagcacttgattTACAAGTAGAGGCTgatggatttgggcttatttagtctacagaagagaagaatgaggggggatttgatagcagccttcagctaccggAAGGGAAGGTTACaaagagcagcagttcccaaccgccAGTCCTCAGACTGGTACCGGGCCGTgaacctctggctgctgggccatggtggctctgggggccgaGGCTGGGGTAcactgcccagcacctcccctcctgccacagctgttgggagaggcatgtcctgccccacctctcagccaaccagcactgggcaggggtgggaatcTTCTCCTGGATGTGGAAAAGTGGTTCGCTGTGCGGCGTGTGTCGCATGGAGCTCAACAGGGCAGCATTAGAGCAGCTATGTCCCAGGCAGCAGGCTCAGCGGGCAGCTGGAAGGCAgaacagggctaggtgagggggctggggcaggcactgggggcttcaggggcagggctagtgctaGGGGGATCTGGTGGTGGGGACTCTAAGAGGCagggagctagtgctggggatCTCTGGGGGCATGGCTAGTACTGGGGAGCTCTAAGAGgtgggggctgacactggggggcactggggcattTGGGGTGGGGAGCTAGCACTGGGTGGAGTTAATAGTGTGGGGCTAATAGTGGGGGGCtacagaggcagggctggctatGGGGatgggctaatattggggactgtgggctggcactggggggagctctggggaggtagggtgcagtggggctctggaaacagaagGTTAGCATTGGGGAGTCTGGTGGAGGGGGCtctaaggggtggggggctggcactaaggcatttgggatggggagctggcactgggggctctgaTGGCAGAAGCCTGGCATTGGGGAAATTGGGTGCAGGGGAGTTTGGGGTCagtagctggtgctggggggtagtggaTGGGTGGGGGAATCTAGGGGTTAGTTCTGGCACTGAGGGAATCAGGGAGCTGGAGtacacctcagcccccacccccagagccactgTGAACAGTCGGCCTcacctgcagcagccacctgctGCGTGGCGAGTGCCTGAGCTGAAAGTGgctgtttgcagcagctctggaggCTGGGGCTTTTGCCGGACCAGTAACATTGTATtggcatatttgcatattcattatttgcataatgactaAGAAAATATGCAAcgaaaatgttaccagtctgccaaaagtttgtgaatgggtttgatGGTCTGTggaataaaaaaggttgagagccactgccaaagaggatggagagaggctgttctcagtagtgacggatggcagaacaaggagcaatggtctcaaattgcagtgggggaaggtctaggttggatattaggaaaaactatttcactaggagggtggtgaagcactggaatgggttacctagggaggtggtggaatctccatccatagaggtgtttaagtctcagcttgactaagccctggctgggatgatttagttggggttggtccttgttggaaataatccaggacactctggatgcaggtgaaaacaagcggaggatttattatacaccagCTGACAGAGTGACGcacaggggttaccctggtgaacactggttaattaacacaatacaataggttatatagtcagcaggtggacggaggaaaaatgatttgataagtctagcagcaagatgaaatgagcacataagccaatagaactactaaagattacataatatctccgcccattgcaaagtaacaactcattaattaatatacaggtggttattgttcaaatgccaaaacatgtcagcaaaacagtaataacattttagtctgcatagatgacGATGTTtctatagcaggcgggtatggccttgagttggtgcagcgctTGGTTCGCAGGCTTATTGTCTAggagtcaccaggtcctgatgaaatgcatcccaggatactcaaggagctgatagaggaggtatctgagcctttagctatgatctttgaaaaatcatggaagacaggggagattccagaagactggaaaagggcaaatattgtgcccatctataaaaaggggaataagaacaacccaggaaactacagaccggtcagtttaacgtctgtcacagggaagataatggagcaggtaattaaggaaatcatatgcaaacacttggaaggtaataaagtgatagggaatagccagcatgggtttgtgaagaacaagtcatgccaaactaatctgatagctttctttgataggataacgagtcttgtggataagggagaagcggtggatgtcatatacctagactttagtaaggcatttgatacagtctcacatgatattcttattgataaagtaggcaaatataacttagatagggccacgataaggtgggtgcataattggctggataaccgtagtcagagagttgttgttaacggtgctaaatcctgctggaaagggataacaaatggagttccgcaagggtctgttttgggacccgtactgttcaatatcttcatcaatgatgtagatattgggatagagagtacgcttattaagtttgcagatgataccaaactgggtggggtttcaccttctttggaggatagggacataattcaaaatgaccgtagcaagttagagaaatggtcagaggtaaacaggatgaagtttaataaagagaaatgcaaagtgctccacttaggaaggaacaatcagttccatacatacaagatgggaagcgactgtctaggaaggagcatggcagaaagggatctaggggacatagtagaccacaagttgaatatgagtcaacagtgtgatgctgttgcaaaaaaagcaaatatgattctaggttgtatcaacaggtgtgttgtaagcaaaactcgtgaagtcattctgccgctctactctgcactagttaggcctcaactggagtactgtgtccagttctgggtgccacatttcaagaa of Pelodiscus sinensis isolate JC-2024 chromosome 3, ASM4963464v1, whole genome shotgun sequence contains these proteins:
- the LOC142827829 gene encoding uncharacterized protein LOC142827829, with product MSQPSEGSQPSTAPHDQPGGSQEPARGRKRRAPAWSSAEIVDLIEVWGEASNVHDLRTSHRNAAVYGRMAASLAARGHQRSREQVRCKIKDLRQSYSRACLPGADPEACPHFHALDRLLGAHAVPAPRDVIDPGAEGPLLDTEEEQEGSESQEPAASLPRTRDPRGTPQSRSPASSEAGEASTSAAPGTAGRTTPPAAAARARASRTARNQEDYQRRHLRFLDRQLRLQDHWVQEDLRLRQRSLEALEEQGRALRGHLQSLLDRFPFPPPPAPPLAPPLAPPAPPLAPPLAPPLAPPAPPLAPPAPPLAPPLAPPAPPAPPASAPASSTPPVLSAPPSTTIPHRRPRTRSVARRERHPDSHP